From a single Microbacterium murale genomic region:
- a CDS encoding cation diffusion facilitator family transporter → MLRRRELQLRVTASNIADDRRRRLLQRRIRWIVTATIVYNLIEAVVAIAAGTIASSAALIGFGLDSTVEVLSAAAVAWQFTRRDPERWERGTLRVIAVAFFALAIYVSASSVLALLVRVEVEHSPVGIAITALSVVVMPFLSLAERRAGEELGSATAIADSKQTLLCTYLSAAVLVGLVLNSLLGWWWADAVAGLVIAVFAVREGIEAWRGDACATSVGMLLDEEETRDH, encoded by the coding sequence ATGCTGCGCCGGCGAGAACTGCAGTTGCGCGTGACCGCCTCGAACATCGCCGACGACAGGCGCAGACGCCTCCTGCAGCGGCGTATTCGCTGGATCGTCACCGCCACGATCGTCTACAACCTCATCGAGGCTGTCGTCGCGATCGCCGCCGGAACGATCGCCTCGTCTGCTGCGCTGATCGGATTCGGACTGGACTCGACCGTCGAGGTGCTCTCGGCGGCCGCTGTCGCCTGGCAGTTCACTCGCCGCGACCCCGAACGGTGGGAGCGGGGCACTCTGAGGGTCATCGCCGTCGCGTTCTTCGCCCTGGCGATCTACGTGAGCGCGAGCTCGGTTCTTGCGTTGCTGGTTCGTGTCGAGGTCGAGCATTCGCCCGTCGGAATCGCGATCACCGCGCTGAGCGTCGTCGTCATGCCGTTCCTCTCCCTCGCCGAGCGCCGCGCAGGGGAGGAGCTCGGATCCGCCACGGCGATCGCCGACTCCAAGCAGACCCTCCTCTGCACCTACCTCTCCGCAGCCGTCCTCGTCGGTCTCGTGCTGAACAGCCTTCTCGGCTGGTGGTGGGCAGACGCGGTCGCGGGGCTCGTCATCGCCGTCTTCGCGGTGCGCGAGGGCATCGAAGCCTGGCGGGGCGACGCATGCGCCACATCGGTCGGGATGCTCCTCGACGAGGAGGAAACCCGCGATCACTGA
- a CDS encoding sugar nucleotide-binding protein produces the protein MNSPAPRIPAPPGRTLLVGFGKLGRGLAPRLLADGGDVIVLRRSDDDLPAGVVGIRADLAAPLEERLPAVDALVVTLPPPGGVSGYRTALTHLADALPAVPARTLFVSSTGVFDGPTSAHPITEQDEPAPTSERARGLYDGERAAIELLSAVVVRPAGIYGPGRGFLLRQVRENAVVNHRRLTNRIHEHDLVRTLDLLLRMPEPPALVHAVDTAPAPLGEVVEYIARTLGVDAPRDDPTAGPTGQVHDGSLLQSLLGHLEYPTYVEGYAEMIAQAAHHVSPPE, from the coding sequence ATGAACTCGCCCGCTCCTCGCATCCCCGCGCCGCCCGGCCGCACGCTCCTCGTCGGCTTCGGCAAGCTCGGGCGCGGTCTCGCGCCACGGCTTCTCGCCGACGGCGGCGACGTCATCGTGCTCCGCCGCAGCGACGATGACCTGCCTGCAGGGGTCGTCGGCATCCGTGCCGATCTGGCCGCTCCCCTCGAAGAACGCCTGCCGGCCGTCGACGCGCTGGTCGTGACCCTGCCGCCGCCCGGAGGTGTCTCCGGGTATCGCACTGCATTGACGCACCTCGCCGATGCTCTGCCGGCGGTTCCCGCGCGCACGCTGTTCGTCTCATCGACCGGTGTCTTCGATGGCCCGACATCCGCGCATCCGATCACCGAGCAGGACGAACCCGCCCCGACCAGCGAGCGCGCACGAGGACTGTACGACGGAGAACGCGCAGCGATCGAGCTGCTCTCAGCCGTGGTCGTGCGCCCCGCCGGAATCTACGGCCCCGGTCGCGGATTCCTCCTGCGCCAGGTGCGCGAGAACGCCGTCGTGAACCATCGTCGGCTCACGAACCGCATCCACGAGCACGACCTGGTTCGGACGCTGGATCTGCTGCTGCGGATGCCGGAGCCGCCCGCGCTCGTCCACGCGGTGGACACGGCACCCGCACCGCTGGGCGAGGTCGTCGAGTACATCGCCCGCACACTCGGCGTCGACGCACCGCGCGATGATCCGACGGCAGGACCGACCGGGCAGGTGCACGATGGGTCCCTGCTTCAGTCGCTGCTGGGACACCTGGAGTACCCGACATACGTCGAAGGGTATGCAGAGATGATCGCGCAGGCTGCTCACCATGTGTCGCCGCCTGAGTAG
- a CDS encoding heavy-metal-associated domain-containing protein produces MNTSEYQVTGMTCGHCEMSVREEVSQVTGVQDIQVSAQTGKLVVSSAGDLDDDKILAAVEEAGYSAERI; encoded by the coding sequence ATGAACACCAGCGAGTACCAGGTGACGGGCATGACCTGCGGGCACTGCGAGATGTCGGTCCGTGAAGAAGTCAGTCAGGTCACGGGTGTACAGGACATTCAGGTCAGCGCACAGACCGGCAAGCTCGTCGTGAGCTCGGCCGGCGACCTCGACGATGACAAGATCCTCGCCGCTGTCGAGGAGGCCGGCTACTCGGCCGAGCGCATCTGA
- a CDS encoding heavy metal translocating P-type ATPase: MSTSAPASGTTGIELEIGGMTCASCAMRIEKKLNKLDGITATVNYATEKAKVTVPDGYDAAALIAEVEKTGYTAALPAPKNVKGVVEQDGEHSDPELDSLRTRLIVTVLLTIPVIAMAMVPAFQFTYWQWASLALAAPVIVWGALPFHRAAWTNLKHGAATMDTLISMGTSAAFLWSLYALFFGTAGTPGMVHPFEFTLAPSDGAANIYLEVGAGVTMFILAGRYFEKRSKRQAGAALRALLELGAKEVAVLRDGVETKIPVEDLHVGDEFIVRPGEKIATDGIVTSGTSAVDASMLTGESVPVEVGEGDAVTGATVNAGGRLVIRATRIGSDTQLAQMAQLVEDAQTGKAEVQRLADRISGVFVPIVIVIAVVALGGWLGAGFPVAAAFTAAVAVLVIACPCALGLATPTALLVGTGRGAQMGVLIKGPEVLESTRKVDTVVLDKTGTVTSGKMTLVDVVLEPGNDRAELLRLAGALEDASEHPIAQAIAKGATQEAGILAAVEGFANIEGKGVQGVVDGRAVIVGRESLLAEWSQKLSREVASAKARAESEGKTVVAVGWDGQARGILVVADTVKPTSAEAIAQLKAIGLTPVLLTGDNEAVARQIALEVGIEEVIAEVLPQDKVEVITRLQSEGRVVAMIGDGVNDAPALAQADLGLAMGTGTDVAIEASDITLVRGDLRSAVDAIRLSRKTLSTIKTNLFWAFAYNVAAIPVAALGLLNPMLAGAAMALSSVFVVGNSLRLRGFKSITR, translated from the coding sequence ATGAGCACATCAGCACCCGCGAGCGGGACGACAGGCATCGAACTGGAGATCGGCGGCATGACCTGCGCCTCCTGCGCGATGCGGATCGAGAAGAAGCTGAACAAGCTCGACGGCATCACGGCCACCGTGAACTACGCCACCGAGAAGGCAAAGGTCACCGTCCCCGACGGCTACGACGCGGCCGCGCTGATCGCCGAGGTCGAGAAGACCGGATACACCGCCGCCCTGCCCGCACCCAAGAACGTCAAGGGCGTGGTGGAGCAGGACGGAGAGCACAGCGACCCGGAGCTCGACTCGCTGCGTACCCGTCTCATCGTCACCGTGCTGTTGACGATTCCCGTCATCGCCATGGCCATGGTGCCCGCGTTCCAGTTCACCTACTGGCAGTGGGCTTCCCTGGCGCTCGCAGCACCCGTCATCGTCTGGGGCGCGCTCCCGTTCCACAGAGCCGCGTGGACGAACCTCAAACACGGTGCTGCCACGATGGACACTCTCATCTCGATGGGTACAAGTGCGGCGTTCCTGTGGTCGCTGTACGCGCTCTTCTTCGGCACCGCCGGCACCCCCGGCATGGTGCATCCCTTCGAGTTCACCCTCGCACCGTCCGACGGCGCCGCGAACATCTACCTCGAAGTCGGTGCCGGGGTCACGATGTTCATTCTCGCGGGCCGTTACTTCGAGAAGCGGTCCAAACGACAGGCCGGTGCCGCGCTGCGCGCACTGCTCGAACTCGGGGCGAAGGAAGTCGCCGTACTCCGGGACGGCGTCGAGACGAAGATCCCGGTCGAAGACCTGCATGTCGGCGATGAGTTCATCGTCCGTCCTGGCGAGAAGATCGCCACCGACGGCATCGTCACCTCAGGCACCTCTGCGGTAGACGCCTCCATGCTGACCGGCGAGTCCGTGCCGGTCGAAGTCGGTGAGGGCGACGCGGTCACGGGGGCCACGGTGAACGCCGGCGGCCGCCTCGTGATCAGGGCGACCCGGATAGGTTCCGACACCCAGCTCGCCCAGATGGCGCAGCTCGTCGAGGATGCGCAGACCGGGAAGGCCGAAGTCCAGCGACTCGCGGACCGGATCTCGGGCGTCTTCGTACCGATCGTGATCGTCATCGCGGTCGTCGCTCTGGGCGGATGGCTCGGCGCGGGCTTCCCCGTGGCGGCGGCGTTCACCGCTGCAGTCGCCGTGCTCGTCATCGCCTGCCCGTGCGCCCTGGGTCTCGCCACCCCGACCGCCCTGCTCGTCGGCACTGGCCGTGGCGCTCAGATGGGCGTTCTCATCAAGGGGCCGGAGGTGCTCGAATCCACTCGCAAGGTCGACACCGTCGTTCTGGACAAGACGGGTACGGTCACCAGCGGCAAGATGACGCTCGTGGACGTCGTACTCGAACCGGGAAACGACCGCGCCGAGCTGCTTCGTCTCGCGGGCGCGCTCGAAGACGCCTCCGAGCATCCGATCGCCCAGGCGATCGCGAAAGGCGCCACCCAGGAGGCCGGGATCCTCGCCGCCGTCGAGGGTTTCGCGAACATAGAGGGCAAGGGCGTGCAGGGGGTCGTCGACGGCCGGGCGGTCATCGTCGGCCGCGAATCGCTTCTCGCCGAATGGTCGCAGAAACTCAGCCGTGAGGTCGCCTCCGCGAAGGCGAGAGCCGAGAGCGAGGGCAAGACCGTCGTCGCCGTCGGCTGGGACGGCCAGGCCCGCGGCATCCTCGTGGTCGCCGATACGGTGAAGCCCACGAGTGCTGAAGCCATCGCGCAGCTGAAGGCCATCGGGCTCACCCCGGTGCTCCTCACCGGCGACAACGAGGCCGTGGCTCGTCAGATCGCGCTCGAGGTGGGCATCGAAGAGGTGATCGCCGAGGTGCTGCCGCAGGACAAGGTCGAGGTGATCACCCGACTGCAGTCCGAAGGGCGGGTCGTAGCGATGATCGGCGACGGCGTGAACGACGCACCCGCGCTCGCCCAGGCCGACCTCGGCCTAGCGATGGGTACGGGAACCGATGTCGCGATCGAAGCATCCGACATCACCCTCGTCCGTGGCGACCTGCGCAGTGCCGTCGACGCCATCCGCTTGTCGCGGAAGACCCTCAGCACTATCAAGACCAACCTGTTCTGGGCCTTCGCCTACAACGTCGCCGCGATCCCCGTGGCAGCTCTCGGACTGCTCAACCCGATGCTCGCCGGCGCAGCCATGGCGCTGTCCAGTGTCTTCGTGGTCGGCAACAGCCTCAGACTGCGCGGCTTCAAGAGCATCACCCGATAA
- a CDS encoding YHS domain-containing protein, with protein MSTDHRSDTSTSSCCSISAVNPAAAGNGRENLLGGGGAGGGTDDMTTCPVMAGTPVVKAVAEAAGLFRDHDGERYHFCCAGCGPAFDADPERYARVA; from the coding sequence ATGAGCACTGACCACCGCAGCGACACCTCGACCTCGAGCTGTTGCAGCATTTCCGCCGTCAACCCTGCCGCGGCCGGTAACGGGCGCGAAAATCTTCTCGGCGGCGGCGGCGCCGGTGGCGGCACCGACGACATGACGACCTGCCCGGTCATGGCCGGCACTCCGGTGGTCAAGGCCGTCGCCGAGGCCGCGGGGCTGTTCCGCGACCACGACGGTGAGCGTTACCACTTCTGCTGCGCCGGCTGCGGCCCGGCCTTCGACGCAGATCCTGAGCGCTACGCCAGGGTGGCCTGA
- a CDS encoding alpha/beta hydrolase family protein → MSASPGALFADPFHEEFGTWMWGYTPYGGGGYGEVAAVAAAVGEGDDGAFFDAWVSAGDRLRAEAEESEAMGRRSASDLYLRASAFYASAYHPLFGDPVDPRLLEGFRRQIEAFEAGLALRGVHPVAVEVDEARIPAYLIPAFGREDEVRPLLILVNGYDATVTDSYFASAVAALQRGYHCLVFDGPGQGAVLFEQGVPMRPDWEVVVSAVIDYALTSPIVDPDRIVISGWSLGGYLAPRAASGDSRIAACIADPGQWDLGAGLAGFARQLGATDDEAANLTSLDDAVLDRLMSAIESNRKLRWSIVQRGFWVNGVSDLRSFLAKSAEYRIDDVDAIRCPVLLTQAEGDPIASAVPAFAAALHDVTVVEFTSAEGAGGHCSMRNRSTLNRRVLDWLDDTLGLD, encoded by the coding sequence ATGAGCGCGTCGCCTGGAGCACTGTTCGCCGATCCGTTCCACGAGGAGTTCGGCACGTGGATGTGGGGATACACGCCGTACGGCGGCGGTGGCTATGGGGAGGTCGCCGCCGTCGCTGCGGCGGTCGGGGAAGGCGACGACGGCGCGTTCTTCGACGCCTGGGTCAGTGCGGGTGACCGGTTGCGCGCGGAGGCGGAGGAGTCTGAGGCGATGGGGCGTCGGAGCGCGTCCGACCTCTACCTGCGAGCGAGCGCCTTCTATGCCAGCGCGTATCACCCGTTGTTCGGTGATCCTGTCGATCCGCGGCTGCTCGAGGGTTTCCGTCGGCAGATCGAGGCCTTCGAGGCGGGATTGGCCTTGCGCGGTGTTCACCCTGTCGCCGTGGAGGTGGACGAGGCGCGCATCCCCGCGTACTTGATCCCCGCCTTCGGTCGCGAGGATGAGGTGCGCCCGCTCCTCATCCTCGTGAACGGCTACGACGCGACCGTGACCGACTCCTATTTCGCCTCCGCCGTGGCGGCACTGCAGCGGGGGTATCACTGCCTCGTGTTCGATGGTCCAGGGCAGGGCGCAGTCCTGTTCGAGCAGGGGGTTCCGATGCGACCGGACTGGGAGGTGGTCGTATCAGCCGTGATCGACTACGCGCTCACATCGCCGATCGTGGATCCTGATCGCATCGTGATCAGCGGATGGAGCCTCGGCGGTTATCTGGCACCGCGTGCGGCGTCGGGCGACTCGCGGATCGCTGCGTGCATCGCTGATCCCGGGCAGTGGGACCTCGGAGCGGGGCTGGCGGGATTCGCACGGCAGCTCGGCGCGACCGACGACGAGGCGGCGAACCTCACGTCGCTTGATGACGCGGTGCTCGACCGCCTCATGAGCGCCATCGAAAGCAACAGGAAGCTGCGCTGGTCGATCGTCCAACGGGGGTTCTGGGTGAACGGCGTGAGCGATCTGCGCAGCTTCTTGGCCAAGAGCGCCGAGTATCGTATCGACGACGTCGACGCCATCCGCTGCCCTGTTCTGCTGACGCAGGCAGAGGGCGACCCGATCGCCTCGGCCGTCCCGGCCTTCGCGGCCGCACTGCACGATGTCACCGTCGTCGAGTTCACCTCCGCAGAAGGCGCCGGCGGACATTGCTCGATGCGTAACCGGTCGACTCTCAACCGCCGCGTACTCGACTGGTTGGATGACACCCTCGGTCTGGACTGA
- a CDS encoding metal-sensitive transcriptional regulator yields MTAQATSEEHAHGYITDKAKYLNRMRRIEGQARGVTKMVDDEKYCIDILTQISALTSALQAVAVGLLDDHLKHCVLDAARMDSADAEEKIKEASDAIARLVRS; encoded by the coding sequence ATGACCGCGCAGGCGACGTCTGAGGAGCACGCGCACGGGTACATCACCGACAAGGCGAAGTACCTGAACCGGATGCGCCGTATCGAGGGGCAGGCCCGCGGCGTGACGAAGATGGTCGATGACGAGAAGTACTGCATCGACATCCTCACCCAGATCAGCGCGCTGACCAGCGCTCTCCAGGCCGTCGCCGTCGGACTCCTCGACGACCACCTGAAGCACTGCGTCCTGGATGCCGCGCGCATGGATTCGGCGGATGCCGAAGAGAAGATCAAGGAGGCATCCGACGCGATCGCGCGTCTCGTGCGTTCCTGA
- a CDS encoding ArsR/SmtB family transcription factor — MLTTTATVAHTAALARLGHAMSDQTRASVLLALREAPAYPSDLADALGVSRQVMSNQLACLRGCGLVEAVPEGRRTSYRLADSHLAPALDELLRVVLYVEPGCCAGENCSCA, encoded by the coding sequence ATGCTCACTACGACGGCCACCGTGGCGCACACTGCCGCCCTCGCGCGGCTCGGGCATGCCATGTCGGACCAGACCCGAGCCAGTGTGCTTCTCGCTCTGCGTGAGGCGCCGGCGTATCCGTCCGACCTCGCCGACGCGCTGGGAGTCTCACGTCAGGTGATGTCCAACCAGCTCGCGTGCCTGCGCGGTTGCGGTCTGGTCGAGGCTGTTCCGGAAGGGCGTCGCACGTCGTATCGACTCGCGGACTCGCATCTGGCGCCCGCACTCGATGAACTCCTGCGCGTCGTGCTCTACGTCGAGCCCGGATGCTGCGCCGGCGAGAACTGCAGTTGCGCGTGA
- a CDS encoding universal stress protein: MSRLKLLIAYDGSPNAKAAVAAAAALFPGADATLLYARQSMEGLAAHLEGHPALEELRELDAATFDASELIAAQGADLARSLGLRADPRVSSTMATASEVIVGAADELEIDLIVLGSRGRRGLAATLLGSTSADVLHHATRPTLVIPSDAVALSRRRNRAQLEGEPGGDDSSSIPSA, from the coding sequence ATGTCTCGTCTGAAGTTGCTCATCGCCTACGACGGCTCGCCCAACGCGAAGGCGGCAGTGGCAGCAGCAGCTGCTCTCTTCCCCGGTGCAGACGCCACGCTCCTGTACGCGCGACAATCCATGGAGGGTCTCGCCGCGCACCTGGAAGGGCATCCTGCGCTCGAGGAGCTCAGAGAGCTCGACGCCGCGACGTTCGATGCGTCGGAGCTGATCGCCGCACAGGGTGCCGACCTCGCCCGGAGTCTCGGTCTGCGCGCCGATCCGCGTGTCTCCTCCACGATGGCCACGGCCTCAGAGGTGATCGTGGGCGCGGCGGACGAACTCGAGATCGATCTGATCGTTCTCGGATCGCGGGGTCGCCGTGGGCTGGCAGCCACACTGCTGGGCAGCACCTCCGCCGACGTGCTGCACCACGCCACCCGTCCGACGCTCGTGATCCCCTCGGACGCCGTCGCTCTGTCCCGACGCAGAAATCGGGCACAACTCGAGGGGGAACCCGGGGGAGACGATTCGTCGTCGATCCCATCCGCGTGA
- a CDS encoding MFS transporter → MSHPPISSAKRWLGLVLIATAQFVVIMDTSIIGVALPDIQRDLGFSPESLSWVFNAYVVAFGGLLLLGGRLSDIFGARKIFVLGWLVLIAGSVLAGAATNIGMEITGRAVQGAGSAMIAPAALTLLMMLFGGTSDLPKAFAVYGAAAPIGGTAGVFLGGVLTEYVSWPWVFYITVPIAALVLAFTATSLPRTPRKAAGSIDVWGALTVTLGLATVVYAVVNAPEVGWLTWSTLGLLAAGIVLLIIFFVIQGKGRNPLLRLGLLRAPLLAAANSAQLLLGAAWVSMWFFLNLYLQQVLGASAFAAGAALLPMTGLVVLVMIALAPRLQERFGAKSMIVGGLLLLAGGLFWLSFVRADGVYAVDVLPASLLAALGMSLAFVPSLGTAINAAPAAETGVASGLVSTSYQIGSALGLAVLTAIVYGISGTEPSAAQLTHGYSAAFIGAAILALVGAIVTAIWMAKPRVSTLSAENATVA, encoded by the coding sequence ATGTCTCACCCGCCCATATCGTCCGCGAAGCGCTGGCTCGGCCTGGTGCTGATCGCGACGGCCCAGTTCGTGGTCATCATGGACACCTCGATCATCGGGGTCGCCCTCCCGGACATTCAGAGGGATCTCGGGTTCTCACCCGAGTCCCTGTCCTGGGTGTTCAACGCCTACGTGGTGGCCTTCGGTGGACTGCTGCTTCTCGGCGGACGGCTCTCCGACATCTTCGGCGCACGGAAGATCTTCGTCCTGGGTTGGCTCGTTCTGATCGCCGGGTCCGTGCTCGCCGGCGCCGCGACGAACATCGGGATGGAGATAACCGGCCGTGCCGTGCAAGGCGCGGGTTCCGCGATGATCGCGCCCGCGGCGCTCACTCTGCTCATGATGCTCTTCGGCGGCACATCAGACCTTCCGAAGGCCTTCGCCGTCTATGGCGCCGCGGCCCCGATCGGCGGAACGGCAGGCGTGTTCCTCGGCGGAGTCCTGACCGAGTACGTCAGCTGGCCGTGGGTGTTCTACATCACCGTCCCGATCGCCGCGCTGGTTCTCGCTTTCACCGCCACCTCGCTGCCGCGCACCCCGAGAAAGGCGGCCGGCTCGATCGACGTCTGGGGCGCGCTCACGGTGACGCTCGGGCTGGCGACCGTGGTGTACGCGGTGGTCAATGCTCCAGAGGTCGGCTGGCTCACCTGGTCGACGCTTGGTCTGCTGGCGGCAGGGATCGTGCTTCTGATCATCTTCTTCGTCATTCAGGGGAAGGGCAGGAACCCGCTTCTGAGGCTCGGCCTGTTGCGTGCACCGCTCCTCGCAGCGGCGAACAGCGCCCAGTTGCTGTTGGGCGCTGCGTGGGTGTCGATGTGGTTCTTCCTCAACCTGTACCTCCAGCAGGTGCTCGGAGCGAGTGCGTTCGCAGCCGGGGCCGCGCTCCTTCCGATGACGGGTCTCGTGGTTCTCGTGATGATCGCCTTGGCTCCGCGGCTCCAGGAGCGGTTCGGTGCGAAGTCGATGATCGTCGGCGGTCTGCTGCTGCTCGCAGGCGGACTCTTCTGGCTGTCGTTCGTCCGCGCGGACGGCGTCTACGCGGTCGACGTTCTTCCGGCCTCGTTGCTTGCGGCGCTCGGAATGTCGCTCGCCTTCGTCCCTTCGCTGGGTACGGCGATCAATGCGGCACCCGCCGCGGAGACCGGGGTCGCATCCGGTCTGGTGAGCACGAGCTACCAGATCGGTTCAGCTCTCGGACTCGCGGTCCTGACTGCGATCGTCTACGGCATTTCCGGCACCGAACCATCCGCCGCCCAACTCACCCATGGTTACTCCGCCGCGTTCATCGGCGCAGCGATCCTCGCACTCGTCGGAGCGATCGTCACCGCCATCTGGATGGCGAAGCCTCGCGTCTCAACGCTCTCGGCCGAGAACGCGACGGTGGCGTGA